The proteins below are encoded in one region of Paralysiella testudinis:
- a CDS encoding peroxiredoxin: MAVLVNKPAPFFHDSDKQFAAVLGNGDVVENFNFAAATEGKYALVFFYPLDFTFVCPSEIIAHDHRLAEFKARNVEVIAVSIDSQFTHAAWRNTPVNQGGIGPVGFTMVADIAHEIAKAYDVESEGGVAFRGSFLIDKDGVVQHQVVNNLPLGRNVDEMLRMVDALQFTEQHGEVCPAGWNKGDKGMKADAAGVAAYLSESADKL, encoded by the coding sequence ATGGCCGTATTGGTTAACAAACCCGCCCCGTTTTTTCACGACAGCGACAAACAATTCGCCGCCGTTTTAGGCAATGGCGATGTGGTTGAAAATTTCAATTTTGCCGCCGCCACTGAAGGCAAATACGCCTTGGTGTTCTTTTACCCGCTGGACTTCACCTTTGTGTGCCCGTCTGAAATCATTGCCCACGACCACCGCTTGGCCGAATTCAAAGCGCGCAATGTGGAAGTGATTGCGGTGTCAATCGACAGCCAGTTTACCCACGCCGCTTGGCGCAATACCCCGGTAAACCAAGGTGGCATCGGCCCGGTGGGTTTTACCATGGTGGCCGATATCGCCCATGAAATCGCCAAAGCCTATGATGTGGAAAGCGAAGGCGGCGTGGCTTTCCGCGGCTCTTTCCTAATCGACAAAGACGGCGTGGTGCAACATCAAGTGGTCAACAACCTGCCCTTGGGTCGCAATGTTGACGAAATGCTGCGCATGGTAGATGCCTTGCAATTCACCGAACAGCACGGCGAAGTGTGCCCGGCAGGCTGGAACAAAGGCGACAAAGGCATGAAAGCCGATGCTGCCGGTGTGGCTGCTTATTTGTCTGAGTCGGCCGACAAGCTGTAA
- a CDS encoding OmpA family protein encodes MQFSKSLAAIGATAALALSGCVTDPTTGQQHMSKTAMYGLGAAATCGIVGALTHGSTGARNSALACGAIGAGVGGYMDYQEKLLRDQLANTPVEVARVGDQIKLVMPESITFATGSAALNSAATGSLTSVADVLAKYTDTTISVSGHTDNTGTDAINNPLSQQRAQSVAGFLTNRGVAANRISTMGYGSRMPVASNATVEGRAKNRRVEITINPKAQ; translated from the coding sequence ATGCAATTCAGCAAATCCCTGGCCGCCATCGGCGCCACCGCCGCCCTGGCTTTGAGCGGCTGCGTTACCGATCCCACCACCGGCCAGCAGCACATGAGCAAAACCGCTATGTACGGTTTGGGCGCTGCCGCCACATGCGGCATTGTTGGCGCTCTCACGCATGGCAGCACCGGCGCGCGCAATTCGGCGCTGGCTTGCGGTGCCATCGGCGCCGGTGTCGGCGGTTATATGGATTACCAAGAAAAACTTTTGCGCGACCAGCTGGCCAACACGCCGGTGGAAGTGGCGCGCGTGGGTGATCAAATCAAGCTGGTAATGCCAGAAAGCATTACCTTCGCCACCGGCAGCGCCGCACTTAACAGCGCCGCCACCGGCTCGCTCACTTCGGTGGCCGATGTGCTGGCCAAATACACCGACACCACCATCAGCGTGAGCGGCCATACCGATAACACCGGCACCGATGCCATCAACAATCCCTTGTCGCAACAACGCGCCCAATCGGTGGCTGGCTTCCTAACCAACCGTGGCGTGGCCGCCAACCGCATCAGCACCATGGGCTACGGCTCGCGCATGCCGGTGGCGTCTAATGCCACAGTGGAAGGCCGTGCCAAAAACCGCCGTGTGGAAATCACCATCAACCCGAAAGCGCAATAA
- a CDS encoding RidA family protein: protein MTIQHYQPTARLSNATVANGFVFLAGQVPENEDADVTAQTANVLAQIDAILAACGSDKAHICEAVIYLPNLADYAGMNAAWDAWVQPGATPARACVQAALANPKWKVEIKLTAVQK, encoded by the coding sequence ATGACCATCCAGCATTACCAACCCACCGCCCGCCTCTCCAACGCCACTGTGGCCAACGGCTTTGTGTTTTTGGCCGGACAAGTGCCGGAAAACGAAGATGCCGACGTTACCGCCCAAACCGCCAATGTATTGGCACAAATCGACGCCATTCTAGCCGCTTGCGGCTCCGACAAAGCGCATATTTGCGAAGCGGTGATTTACCTGCCCAACCTGGCCGACTACGCCGGCATGAACGCCGCTTGGGATGCCTGGGTACAACCCGGCGCCACCCCCGCCCGCGCCTGCGTACAAGCGGCGTTGGCCAATCCGAAATGGAAAGTGGAAATCAAACTGACCGCCGTGCAAAAATAA